One genomic region from Carcharodon carcharias isolate sCarCar2 chromosome 12, sCarCar2.pri, whole genome shotgun sequence encodes:
- the nabp1a gene encoding SOSS complex subunit B2 isoform X2: MCEQEFASSLQQKNSVGVIRGKTESEGRVTKTKDGHEVRSCKVADKTGSITISVWDEVGGLIQPGDIIRLTRGYASMWKNCLTLYTGRGGDLQKIGEFCMVYSEVPNFSEPNPDYLNQLNQTNKVAQSEHRNNSPPSQLATNGQMQTVGRVIKTLYRDYYSLNTTHSTSKRCWWIGSHCFMVLDENAIFFQPAPRDWHKPKRPMIFTVSSRVFTIATTLQATSFSVSLLSPPWFYLKGNLGH, translated from the exons ATGTGTGAACAAGAGTTCGCTTCATCGCTGCAACAAAAAAATAGCGTGGGAGTTATTAGAGGAAAAACAGAATCTGAAG GTCGAGTTACCAAAACTAAAGATGGACATGAAGTGAGGTCGTGCAAAGTAGCCGATAAAACTGGCAGCATCACAATTTCAGTGTGGGATGAGGTTGGAGGTCTAATACAACCCGGGGATATCATTCGCTTGACGAGAGG TTACGCTTCAATGTGGAAAAATTGCCTGACGCTGTACACTGGGAGAGGTGGCGATCTTCAAAAAATAGGAGA GTTTTGTATGGTATATTCAGAAGTACCCAACTTTAGTGAACCAAATCCAGACTACCTCAACCAGCTGAACCAAACAAACAAAGTT GcacaaagtgaacatagaaacaaTTCTCCTCCTAGTCAGCTGGCTACAAATGGACAGATGCAAACAG TTGGACGTGTCATTAAAACTTTGTATAGGGACTATTATTCCTTAAATACGACACACAGTACATCCAAAAGGTGTTGGTGGATCGGCAGTCATTGCTTCATGGTTCTTGATGAAAATGCCATTTTTTTCCAACCTGCGCCTCGTGATTGGCACAAACCCAAGAGGCCGATGATCTTTACTGTCAGTTCACGCGTCTTTACAATAGCGACAACCTTACAGGCAACGTCATTTAGCGTCTCACTTTTGTCTCCCCCGTGGTTTTATTTAAAGGGTAATCTTGGCCATTGA
- the nabp1a gene encoding SOSS complex subunit B2 isoform X1, whose product MSMTNDTYAFVKDIKPGMKNLNVIFIVLEIGRVTKTKDGHEVRSCKVADKTGSITISVWDEVGGLIQPGDIIRLTRGYASMWKNCLTLYTGRGGDLQKIGEFCMVYSEVPNFSEPNPDYLNQLNQTNKVAQSEHRNNSPPSQLATNGQMQTVGRVIKTLYRDYYSLNTTHSTSKRCWWIGSHCFMVLDENAIFFQPAPRDWHKPKRPMIFTVSSRVFTIATTLQATSFSVSLLSPPWFYLKGNLGH is encoded by the exons ATGAGCATGACCAACGACACATACGCATTTGTAAAAGACATTAAGCCAGGAATGAAAAATTTAAATGTCATCTTTATTGTTCTGGAAATAG GTCGAGTTACCAAAACTAAAGATGGACATGAAGTGAGGTCGTGCAAAGTAGCCGATAAAACTGGCAGCATCACAATTTCAGTGTGGGATGAGGTTGGAGGTCTAATACAACCCGGGGATATCATTCGCTTGACGAGAGG TTACGCTTCAATGTGGAAAAATTGCCTGACGCTGTACACTGGGAGAGGTGGCGATCTTCAAAAAATAGGAGA GTTTTGTATGGTATATTCAGAAGTACCCAACTTTAGTGAACCAAATCCAGACTACCTCAACCAGCTGAACCAAACAAACAAAGTT GcacaaagtgaacatagaaacaaTTCTCCTCCTAGTCAGCTGGCTACAAATGGACAGATGCAAACAG TTGGACGTGTCATTAAAACTTTGTATAGGGACTATTATTCCTTAAATACGACACACAGTACATCCAAAAGGTGTTGGTGGATCGGCAGTCATTGCTTCATGGTTCTTGATGAAAATGCCATTTTTTTCCAACCTGCGCCTCGTGATTGGCACAAACCCAAGAGGCCGATGATCTTTACTGTCAGTTCACGCGTCTTTACAATAGCGACAACCTTACAGGCAACGTCATTTAGCGTCTCACTTTTGTCTCCCCCGTGGTTTTATTTAAAGGGTAATCTTGGCCATTGA
- the nabp1a gene encoding SOSS complex subunit B2 isoform X3 has translation MSMTNDTYAFVKDIKPGMKNLNVIFIVLEIGRVTKTKDGHEVRSCKVADKTGSITISVWDEVGGLIQPGDIIRLTRGYASMWKNCLTLYTGRGGDLQKIGEFCMVYSEVPNFSEPNPDYLNQLNQTNKVAQSEHRNNSPPSQLATNGQMQTGNGSQSGPLQGGLPPSSNNHQQQQNPNFIGGGRSNGRGPISQPQMTLAQGSAAVGTVSNGRDPRRAFKR, from the exons ATGAGCATGACCAACGACACATACGCATTTGTAAAAGACATTAAGCCAGGAATGAAAAATTTAAATGTCATCTTTATTGTTCTGGAAATAG GTCGAGTTACCAAAACTAAAGATGGACATGAAGTGAGGTCGTGCAAAGTAGCCGATAAAACTGGCAGCATCACAATTTCAGTGTGGGATGAGGTTGGAGGTCTAATACAACCCGGGGATATCATTCGCTTGACGAGAGG TTACGCTTCAATGTGGAAAAATTGCCTGACGCTGTACACTGGGAGAGGTGGCGATCTTCAAAAAATAGGAGA GTTTTGTATGGTATATTCAGAAGTACCCAACTTTAGTGAACCAAATCCAGACTACCTCAACCAGCTGAACCAAACAAACAAAGTT GcacaaagtgaacatagaaacaaTTCTCCTCCTAGTCAGCTGGCTACAAATGGACAGATGCAAACAG GAAATGGCTCACAAAGTGGGCCATTGCAAGGGGGACTTCCCCCATCAAGCAAtaatcatcagcagcaacagaaccctAACTTTATAGGTGGTGGAAGAAGCAATGGACGGGGACCAATAAGTCAGCCACAGATGACTCTAGCTCAAGGATCTGCAGCTGTCGGCACTGTTAGCAATGGAAGAGACCCACGTAGAGCATTCAAAAGATGA